In Rickettsia endosymbiont of Gonocerus acuteangulatus, the following are encoded in one genomic region:
- a CDS encoding DUF1016 N-terminal domain-containing protein: MSKKLLDNIIAHIESAKSHVASYTNSALVLLYWNVGLLINNEILSGSRAEYGEQILSHLAKELTLLYGNGFDRPNLSRMVKFSKLYSKEICVTLSQQLSWSHVIRLIVIEDELKRNFYAEMCRLERWSVRVLRQKIDNMLFERSTIAKKPESIIKTEIGKLQSGDLNNPDL; the protein is encoded by the coding sequence TTGTCAAAGAAACTCCTTGATAATATTATAGCTCATATTGAATCAGCTAAATCTCATGTGGCAAGTTATACCAATTCGGCATTGGTACTCCTTTACTGGAATGTTGGCTTATTAATTAATAACGAAATTTTATCTGGATCAAGAGCAGAATATGGAGAACAAATTTTATCACATTTAGCAAAGGAATTAACGTTATTATATGGTAATGGATTTGATAGACCTAACCTTTCTCGTATGGTTAAATTCTCAAAACTATATTCTAAAGAGATTTGTGTTACATTGTCACAACAATTATCTTGGTCTCATGTAATAAGACTTATAGTGATTGAAGATGAGTTAAAGAGAAACTTTTACGCAGAGATGTGTCGATTGGAACGTTGGAGTGTAAGGGTTTTAAGACAAAAAATAGATAATATGCTTTTTGAGAGAAGTACGATTGCAAAGAAACCAGAATCTATCATTAAGACAGAGATAGGAAAACTTCAATCTGGTGATTTAAATAATCCAGATTTATAG
- a CDS encoding transposase — protein sequence MSKRIKLQAIPINRTDYCQFLIVSQKNYSLTYYAEHAKKCSHDVINRFLRNEKYTPSLLWEHIKNDVIFSSNGYTIFDDTVLNKRNTKQIEIARSQYSGATGRVTKGIGVVSLVYYNPDINKFWVIDYRIFAPDHDGATKLEHLLNMLNNAVYSKKIPFQTVLFDTWYSTHKIMQHVDSLGKYYYAPIKANRNVSSKTHDSKPYKAVKELTFSDEEIRHGVEIHIKGFAKNKHVNLFKFTVSTNRVEYVVTNNKTHKSSKAAQDECGFRWVIESMHREIKQLTGIERCQCRKQRIQRNHISWAFLVWAFLKRTANTIGKTVYQIKLGLLDDYMQQQLRSPSLRYLEPNIA from the coding sequence ATGTCAAAGAGGATAAAGTTGCAAGCAATACCAATTAATAGGACAGATTATTGTCAATTTTTAATAGTTAGCCAAAAGAATTATAGTTTAACCTACTACGCTGAACATGCAAAGAAATGTAGTCATGATGTTATTAATAGATTTTTAAGGAATGAAAAATATACACCTTCTTTGTTATGGGAACACATCAAGAATGATGTTATTTTTTCATCTAATGGATATACAATATTTGATGATACGGTTTTAAATAAAAGGAATACGAAGCAAATAGAAATTGCAAGATCGCAGTACAGTGGAGCTACAGGTAGAGTTACTAAAGGTATAGGAGTAGTGAGTCTGGTATATTATAACCCTGATATTAATAAGTTTTGGGTAATAGATTATCGAATTTTTGCACCTGATCATGATGGAGCAACAAAACTAGAACACCTATTAAACATGTTAAATAATGCTGTTTATAGCAAGAAGATTCCTTTTCAAACAGTACTTTTTGACACATGGTATTCTACACACAAAATTATGCAACATGTTGACTCTCTGGGGAAATATTATTATGCCCCTATTAAAGCCAATAGAAACGTTAGTAGTAAAACGCACGATTCTAAACCTTATAAAGCTGTAAAAGAGTTGACATTTTCAGATGAAGAGATCAGGCATGGAGTAGAGATTCATATAAAAGGCTTTGCTAAAAATAAGCATGTTAATTTGTTTAAATTTACTGTTTCTACCAACAGAGTTGAGTATGTTGTTACCAATAACAAAACTCACAAATCTTCTAAAGCTGCACAAGATGAGTGTGGCTTTCGATGGGTAATTGAGAGCATGCACAGAGAAATTAAGCAACTTACTGGGATAGAACGTTGTCAATGCAGGAAACAGCGTATTCAACGTAATCATATTAGTTGGGCATTTTTAGTTTGGGCATTTCTCAAAAGGACTGCAAATACAATCGGTAAAACGGTTTACCAAATAAAGTTAGGGCTTTTAGATGACTATATGCAACAACAGCTGCGTTCTCCATCTTTACGATATTTAGAACCAAACATAGCGTAA
- a CDS encoding helix-turn-helix domain-containing protein — protein MAKAYSYDLRIRVIKSLTDGKTIKETSEIYSISRKTIIEWKKLKKQTGDVKAKSGYHTGHRRIIRDIEGFKKFIELNFDKTTMELANNWSQKVSASTISRLLNKLGYSYKKNFSSSQKGYWSKE, from the coding sequence ATGGCAAAGGCATATTCATACGATTTAAGAATACGAGTAATAAAAAGTTTAACAGATGGTAAAACAATAAAAGAGACTTCAGAGATATACTCTATTAGTAGGAAGACTATAATAGAGTGGAAAAAATTAAAGAAACAAACTGGGGATGTCAAAGCAAAAAGTGGTTATCATACAGGACATCGTAGAATAATAAGAGACATAGAGGGATTTAAAAAATTTATAGAATTAAATTTTGATAAAACCACCATGGAGCTAGCTAATAACTGGAGTCAAAAAGTATCTGCAAGTACGATATCAAGATTGCTTAATAAATTAGGTTATAGTTATAAAAAAAACTTTTCTTCATCCCAAAAGGGATATTGGTCTAAGGAATGA
- a CDS encoding helix-turn-helix domain-containing protein produces MYTTIITLYKQGNSQRNIAKLTRTDRKTVRKIINRYVEAGTESPAIYERSSVLDFWHEKIIELLEKNLSYIRIFEELKNQGYTSSYTSLTRYIKKYKIKDNSCIRFHTLAGEEAQVDFGDIGLQYNSKGRRVKAYVFNMRLSYSVIAKIKGTSKLHEKGTREVGVT; encoded by the coding sequence ATGTATACAACAATTATCACCCTTTATAAACAAGGCAATAGTCAAAGGAATATTGCCAAACTAACAAGAACAGACCGCAAAACAGTACGAAAAATAATAAACCGCTATGTAGAGGCTGGTACAGAATCCCCAGCAATCTATGAACGATCTTCAGTTTTGGATTTTTGGCACGAAAAAATAATTGAGTTATTAGAAAAAAATCTGAGTTACATAAGAATTTTTGAGGAGTTAAAAAATCAAGGTTATACAAGCAGTTATACTTCTTTGACCCGTTATATCAAAAAATATAAAATTAAGGATAACAGTTGCATTCGTTTTCATACTTTAGCAGGAGAGGAAGCACAAGTAGATTTTGGTGACATAGGCTTACAGTATAATTCTAAAGGGCGTAGAGTTAAAGCATATGTATTTAATATGCGTTTAAGCTATAGTGTCATTGCTAAAATAAAAGGGACCAGTAAATTGCACGAAAAAGGGACCAGAGAAGTTGGTGTGACCTAA
- the istA gene encoding IS21 family transposase, with the protein MYTTIITLYKQGNSQRNIAKLTRTDRKTVRKIINRYVEAGTESPAIYERSSVLDFWHEKIIELLEKNLSYIRIFEELKNQGYTSSYTSLTRYIKKYKIKDNSCIRFHTLAGEEAQVDFGDIGLQYNSKGRRVKAYVFNMRLSYSRLDYYEVVFDQSCQTWIQCHINAFNYFAGSPKVIKLDNLKAGVVDANFYEPVYQKEYKCLADHYGILLSPCRVYQPQEKGKVESGIKYVKNNFFAGRKFDRYEELTNGLANWLNKANSRIHGTTKRIPRELFEQEERSSLIPLPLETFDLSSWHNRKVAKDCHITIDNNYYSVPAKYIYSEVMVQLSPKLVQIFSIQNDLIARHVRTEGKGIFTTNPSHYAKYKRLCPGFIEYSEHYQQQMQQIGNNCSLLLESLQQTRVNDWQRCARGIISLRKVYNDDLIDKACHRALHYGISSYSKIKNILNSNAVNLPLPEFGGNNAELI; encoded by the coding sequence ATGTATACAACAATTATCACCCTTTATAAACAAGGCAATAGTCAAAGGAATATTGCCAAACTAACAAGAACAGACCGCAAAACAGTACGAAAAATAATAAACCGCTATGTAGAGGCTGGTACAGAATCCCCAGCAATCTATGAACGATCTTCAGTTTTGGATTTTTGGCACGAAAAAATAATTGAGTTATTAGAAAAAAATCTGAGTTACATAAGAATTTTTGAGGAGTTAAAAAATCAAGGTTATACAAGCAGTTATACTTCTTTGACCCGTTATATCAAAAAATATAAAATTAAGGATAACAGTTGCATTCGTTTTCATACTTTAGCAGGAGAGGAAGCACAAGTAGATTTTGGTGACATAGGCTTACAGTATAATTCTAAAGGGCGTAGAGTTAAAGCATATGTATTTAATATGCGTTTAAGCTATAGTCGCCTTGATTATTATGAAGTAGTGTTTGATCAAAGTTGTCAAACATGGATTCAATGTCATATCAATGCATTTAATTATTTTGCTGGTAGTCCAAAAGTAATAAAACTTGATAATCTTAAAGCTGGAGTAGTAGATGCCAATTTTTATGAGCCAGTATATCAGAAGGAATATAAGTGCTTAGCCGATCATTATGGAATTTTACTTTCTCCTTGTCGAGTGTATCAACCGCAAGAAAAAGGCAAAGTTGAGTCGGGAATAAAATACGTTAAAAATAATTTTTTTGCTGGTCGTAAATTTGATAGATATGAAGAATTAACAAATGGTCTTGCAAATTGGTTAAATAAGGCCAATAGCCGAATACATGGTACTACTAAGAGAATACCTAGAGAACTGTTTGAGCAAGAGGAAAGAAGTAGTTTGATTCCTTTACCATTAGAAACTTTTGATTTGTCATCTTGGCATAATCGAAAAGTAGCAAAAGATTGTCATATTACCATAGATAATAATTATTACTCTGTACCAGCAAAATATATATACAGTGAGGTAATGGTACAATTGTCCCCAAAACTTGTTCAAATATTTTCTATACAAAATGATTTAATAGCAAGACACGTTAGAACAGAGGGCAAGGGGATATTTACCACTAATCCGTCTCATTATGCTAAATACAAACGTCTATGCCCAGGTTTTATAGAATATAGTGAACATTATCAACAACAAATGCAGCAGATAGGGAATAATTGCAGTTTATTATTAGAATCATTACAACAAACAAGAGTGAATGATTGGCAACGTTGTGCACGAGGTATCATTTCTTTACGTAAGGTTTACAATGATGACTTAATAGATAAAGCCTGTCATAGAGCACTACATTATGGTATAAGTTCTTACTCTAAAATTAAGAATATTTTAAATAGTAATGCAGTAAACTTACCATTACCAGAGTTTGGAGGTAATAATGCAGAACTTATTTAA
- the istB gene encoding IS21-like element helper ATPase IstB yields the protein MQNLFNDLRSFRLSGIVNSLNERIIYAQNNKLGFKEFLSLLCEDEKSNRKDNNYRRRKSAAKLPVTKNLEDFDFNFQPSVDAKVISDLSTCDYINTKGNVIFIGDSGTGKTHLAIGLALKALTREYSVYFTTVSDMLYNLHIARADNSYHKKVKLLLSFDLLILDELGFKQLPKHSVEDFFNIIAKRYENKSTIITTNKDFEKWNEIFADEVLTHAIIDRVVHHAHILNIKGKSYRINNYKSGGNMA from the coding sequence ATGCAGAACTTATTTAATGACCTACGAAGCTTTAGATTATCAGGTATAGTCAATAGTTTAAATGAAAGGATTATTTATGCTCAAAATAATAAACTAGGATTTAAAGAATTTCTATCACTATTATGTGAAGATGAAAAATCTAACCGTAAGGATAATAATTACCGTCGCCGTAAAAGTGCTGCTAAATTGCCGGTAACTAAAAATTTAGAAGACTTTGATTTTAATTTCCAACCAAGTGTTGATGCCAAAGTAATAAGTGATTTATCAACTTGTGATTATATTAATACTAAGGGAAATGTAATATTCATAGGTGATTCAGGAACTGGGAAAACTCATCTTGCCATTGGGCTAGCATTAAAAGCTTTAACACGAGAATACTCTGTATATTTTACTACGGTATCGGATATGCTTTATAATTTACATATTGCAAGAGCAGATAATAGTTATCACAAAAAGGTTAAATTACTCCTATCGTTTGATTTATTAATTCTTGATGAGCTCGGGTTTAAGCAATTGCCAAAACATTCAGTAGAAGACTTTTTTAATATTATTGCTAAACGATATGAAAATAAATCTACCATTATTACCACAAACAAGGATTTTGAAAAATGGAATGAAATATTTGCTGATGAAGTATTAACTCATGCAATTATTGATCGAGTGGTACATCATGCTCATATACTAAACATAAAAGGTAAAAGTTATCGTATTAATAACTATAAATCTGGAGGTAATATGGCATAA
- a CDS encoding Mu transposase domain-containing protein yields the protein MFDQSCQTWIQCHINAFNYFAGSPKVIKLDNLKAGVVDANFYEPVYQKEYKCLADHYGILLSPCRVYQPQEKGKVESGIKYVKNNFFAGRKFDRYEELTNGLANWLNKANSRIHGTTKRIPRELFEQEERSSLIPLPLETFDLSSWHNRKVAKDCHITIDNNYYSVPAKYIYSEVMVQLSPKLVQIFSIQNDLIARHVRTEGKGIFTTNPSHYAKYKRLCPGFIEYSEHYQQQMQQIGNNCSLLLESLQQTRVNDWQRCARGIISLRKVYNDDLIDKACHRALHYGISSYSKIKNILNSNAVNLPLPEFGGNNAELI from the coding sequence GTGTTTGATCAAAGTTGTCAAACATGGATTCAATGTCATATCAATGCATTTAATTATTTTGCTGGTAGTCCAAAAGTAATAAAACTTGATAATCTTAAAGCTGGAGTAGTAGATGCCAATTTTTATGAGCCAGTATATCAGAAGGAATATAAGTGCTTAGCCGATCATTATGGAATTTTACTTTCTCCTTGTCGAGTGTATCAACCGCAAGAAAAAGGCAAAGTTGAGTCGGGAATAAAATACGTTAAAAATAATTTTTTTGCTGGTCGTAAATTTGATAGATATGAAGAATTAACAAATGGTCTTGCAAATTGGTTAAATAAGGCCAATAGCCGAATACATGGTACTACTAAGAGAATACCTAGAGAACTGTTTGAGCAAGAGGAAAGAAGTAGTTTGATTCCTTTACCATTAGAAACTTTTGATTTGTCATCTTGGCATAATCGAAAAGTAGCAAAAGATTGTCATATTACCATAGATAATAATTATTACTCTGTACCAGCAAAATATATATACAGTGAGGTAATGGTACAATTGTCCCCAAAACTTGTTCAAATATTTTCTATACAAAATGATTTAATAGCAAGACACGTTAGAACAGAGGGCAAGGGGATATTTACCACTAATCCGTCTCATTATGCTAAATACAAACGTCTATGCCCAGGTTTTATAGAATATAGTGAACATTATCAACAACAAATGCAGCAGATAGGGAATAATTGCAGTTTATTATTAGAATCATTACAACAAACAAGAGTGAATGATTGGCAACGTTGTGCACGAGGTATCATTTCTTTACGTAAGGTTTACAATGATGACTTAATAGATAAAGCCTGTCATAGAGCACTACATTATGGTATAAGTTCTTACTCTAAAATTAAGAATATTTTAAATAGTAATGCAGTAAACTTACCATTACCAGAGTTTGGAGGTAATAATGCAGAACTTATTTAA
- the istB gene encoding IS21-like element helper ATPase IstB — translation MQNLFNDLRSFRLSGIVNSLNERIIYAQNNKLGFKEFLSLLCEDEKSNRKDNNYRRRKSAAKLPVTKNLEDFDFNFQPSVDAKVISDLSTCDYINTKGNVIFIGDSGTGKTHLAIGLALKALTREYSVYFTTVSDMLYNLHIARADNSYHKKVKLLLSFDLLILDELGFKQLPKHSVEDFFNIIAKRYENKSTIITTNKDFEKWNEIFADEVLTHAIIDRVVHHAHILKIKGKSYRINNYKSGGNMA, via the coding sequence ATGCAGAACTTATTTAATGACCTACGAAGCTTTAGATTATCAGGTATAGTCAATAGTTTAAATGAAAGGATTATTTATGCTCAAAATAATAAACTAGGATTTAAAGAATTTCTATCACTATTATGTGAAGATGAAAAATCTAACCGTAAGGATAATAATTACCGTCGCCGTAAAAGTGCTGCTAAATTGCCGGTAACTAAAAATTTAGAAGACTTTGATTTTAATTTCCAACCAAGTGTTGATGCCAAAGTAATAAGTGATTTATCAACTTGTGATTATATTAATACTAAGGGAAATGTAATATTCATAGGTGATTCAGGAACTGGGAAAACTCATCTTGCCATTGGGCTAGCATTAAAAGCTTTAACACGAGAATACTCTGTATATTTTACTACGGTATCGGATATGCTTTATAATTTACATATTGCAAGAGCAGATAATAGTTATCACAAAAAGGTTAAATTACTCCTATCGTTTGATTTATTAATTCTTGATGAGCTCGGGTTTAAGCAATTGCCAAAACATTCAGTAGAAGACTTTTTTAATATTATTGCTAAACGATATGAAAATAAATCTACCATTATTACCACAAACAAGGATTTTGAAAAATGGAATGAAATATTTGCTGATGAAGTATTAACTCATGCAATTATTGATCGAGTGGTACATCATGCTCATATACTAAAAATAAAAGGTAAAAGTTATCGTATTAATAACTATAAATCTGGAGGTAATATGGCATAA
- a CDS encoding helix-turn-helix domain-containing protein, which yields MYTTIITLYKQGNSQRNIAKLTRTDRKTVRKIINRYVEAGTESPAIYERSSVLDFWHEKIIELLEKNLSYIRIFEELKNQGYTSSYTSLTRYIVIVN from the coding sequence ATGTATACAACAATTATCACCCTTTATAAACAAGGCAATAGTCAAAGGAATATTGCCAAACTAACAAGAACAGACCGCAAAACAGTACGAAAAATAATAAACCGCTATGTAGAGGCTGGTACAGAATCCCCAGCAATCTATGAACGATCTTCAGTTTTGGATTTTTGGCACGAAAAAATAATTGAGTTATTAGAAAAAAATCTGAGTTACATAAGAATTTTTGAGGAGTTAAAAAATCAAGGTTATACAAGCAGTTATACTTCTTTGACCCGTTATATTGTCATTGTCAATTAA
- a CDS encoding IS630 transposase-related protein gives MARAYAIELRLRVIKAVEVGIRISKVSKLFNVSRDTIYKWKKLKDKQGTLEAATGYQKGHSHKIKDSESFKEFFKANMNKTSKELAKQWGNIASVTILIQIRKLGYSYKKTHFHPKRDIKLRNEFIAKIQTITKDKLVYLDESGIEDNACKEYGWSIIGQRCYGEKVYQHKFRISMIAGLCNGNLIAPVIFEGNCNTECHC, from the coding sequence ATGGCACGAGCATATGCAATAGAACTAAGACTAAGAGTTATAAAAGCTGTAGAAGTAGGGATACGAATAAGTAAGGTAAGTAAATTATTTAATGTAAGTCGTGATACTATATATAAATGGAAAAAATTAAAAGATAAGCAAGGTACTTTAGAAGCAGCAACTGGTTATCAGAAAGGACATAGTCATAAGATAAAAGATTCAGAATCTTTTAAAGAATTTTTTAAAGCTAATATGAATAAAACATCAAAGGAGTTAGCAAAGCAATGGGGTAATATTGCATCTGTAACTATTTTAATACAAATCAGAAAACTTGGCTATAGCTATAAAAAAACTCATTTTCATCCGAAAAGAGATATTAAATTAAGAAATGAATTTATAGCAAAGATACAAACCATCACAAAAGACAAATTAGTATATCTTGATGAATCTGGAATAGAGGATAATGCTTGCAAAGAGTATGGATGGAGCATTATAGGACAAAGGTGTTATGGAGAAAAGGTGTATCAACATAAATTTAGAATAAGTATGATAGCTGGTCTTTGTAATGGTAATCTTATTGCTCCTGTAATATTTGAAGGTAATTGTAATACAGAGTGTCATTGCTAA
- a CDS encoding deoxyribodipyrimidine photo-lyase — protein sequence MNKTSIVWLRRNLRLHDNKSFAAALRNSDKILPIFIFDTTILERFKNPHDRRLSFLANTLCLINDELKKLKGKLLVFHGNPLDIIPKLAATLKIENIYADEDYEPSNIERDKKVQELLGNDCTLNLYCDHLLIKPDRVLTKDNKPYKVYTPYMQAFRKFIADNGSISHNKLLTNYSYNLDGKLYILGSIELKTIDLNVGESEALKQIGYVYKEDELWQPKNAQNVLDKFITRRINRYKTDRDFLYLNGTSTISPYLRFGLVSIRTCYHKAFNAPSNPGSITWINELIWREFYATILYHFPNTVNEEFLEKYKNKIPWNNKKEYFDKFINAETGYPIIDAAVKQLVGDGWMHNRARMIIASFFSKNLLLDWRKGEEFFAQYLMDYELASNVGGWQWASSCGTDAQPYFRIFNHYTQGKNFDPDAEYIKKYLPALKNVPPAIIHNINFHKMYDHYLEPIVDYGLSRARAIEVFKGIA from the coding sequence ATGAACAAAACCTCTATAGTTTGGTTACGGCGTAATTTGCGGCTGCATGATAATAAATCATTCGCAGCAGCACTTCGTAATTCTGATAAAATCCTACCGATTTTTATTTTTGATACCACTATTTTAGAAAGGTTTAAAAATCCACATGACAGACGGCTTTCCTTTTTAGCAAACACACTTTGTTTAATTAATGATGAACTTAAAAAGTTAAAAGGGAAGCTGTTAGTATTTCACGGCAACCCTTTAGATATCATTCCAAAACTCGCAGCTACCTTAAAAATTGAAAATATTTATGCTGATGAAGATTATGAGCCAAGCAATATAGAACGTGATAAAAAAGTTCAGGAGTTATTAGGCAATGATTGCACGCTTAATTTATATTGTGATCATTTACTTATAAAGCCTGATAGAGTTTTAACGAAAGATAATAAGCCTTATAAAGTATATACTCCTTATATGCAGGCTTTTCGTAAATTTATAGCAGATAACGGAAGTATATCACATAATAAGCTACTAACAAATTACAGTTATAATTTAGATGGCAAATTATATATACTAGGAAGTATAGAGCTGAAAACTATTGACCTAAATGTAGGGGAATCTGAAGCGTTAAAACAAATCGGTTACGTCTATAAAGAAGATGAGCTTTGGCAGCCTAAAAATGCTCAGAATGTTTTAGATAAATTCATTACAAGAAGGATAAATCGTTACAAAACCGATCGGGATTTTTTATATCTTAACGGCACAAGTACTATCTCACCTTATTTAAGATTTGGGCTTGTATCAATAAGGACGTGCTATCATAAAGCTTTTAACGCTCCCTCAAACCCGGGTAGTATAACGTGGATTAATGAACTAATTTGGCGAGAGTTTTACGCAACTATTCTATATCATTTTCCAAATACTGTTAATGAGGAATTCCTAGAAAAATATAAAAACAAAATACCTTGGAATAATAAAAAAGAATATTTCGATAAATTTATTAATGCCGAGACTGGTTATCCTATAATTGATGCAGCAGTTAAGCAGCTAGTTGGTGATGGCTGGATGCATAATAGAGCACGAATGATCATTGCTAGTTTCTTCAGTAAGAATTTGCTTTTAGATTGGCGGAAAGGTGAAGAATTTTTTGCTCAATACCTCATGGATTATGAGCTTGCTTCTAATGTTGGCGGATGGCAATGGGCAAGTTCTTGCGGTACTGATGCCCAGCCTTATTTCCGTATTTTTAACCACTATACTCAAGGGAAAAATTTTGATCCAGATGCCGAGTATATCAAAAAATATCTTCCTGCCTTAAAAAATGTCCCTCCCGCTATCATACATAATATTAATTTCCACAAAATGTATGATCATTACCTAGAACCGATAGTAGATTATGGGCTATCTAGAGCAAGAGCTATTGAGGTGTTTAAGGGAATTGCGTAA
- a CDS encoding penicillin-binding transpeptidase domain-containing protein: MTKNIMFIEDFADGWELYAKTGSGNRLNEDRTVKLKDRQIGWFIGWLQKDNRKVFFVHFIEDKEHHDSYASFRSREAAKEKLKGLISKELK, encoded by the coding sequence ATGACCAAAAATATTATGTTTATCGAAGATTTTGCAGATGGGTGGGAGCTTTATGCTAAAACAGGAAGCGGTAATCGTCTTAATGAAGATAGAACTGTAAAGTTAAAAGATCGTCAAATAGGTTGGTTTATAGGATGGTTACAAAAAGATAACCGCAAAGTTTTCTTTGTACACTTTATTGAAGATAAAGAACATCACGATTCTTATGCAAGTTTTCGCTCTAGAGAGGCTGCAAAAGAGAAGCTAAAAGGATTAATAAGCAAAGAACTGAAATAA
- a CDS encoding penicillin-binding transpeptidase domain-containing protein: MKKIILYLTTLISFTASFAAKADCFLVKENDKFIKQDGDCKSRYAPCSTFKIVLSLMGYDDGFLIDETHPKLPFKEGYDDYLEVWKQPHTPKDWMKNSCLWYSRLITKELGYEKFHNYVTKFNYGNQDTSGDKGKNNGLTNAWLSSSLEISPEEQIAFLQNLQQINYL; the protein is encoded by the coding sequence ATGAAAAAAATTATTCTATATTTAACTACGTTAATATCATTTACTGCATCTTTTGCAGCTAAAGCAGATTGCTTTTTAGTCAAGGAAAATGATAAGTTTATTAAACAAGATGGTGATTGCAAATCACGCTATGCTCCATGTTCTACCTTTAAAATTGTTTTAAGTCTAATGGGTTATGATGATGGATTTTTAATTGATGAAACTCATCCAAAATTACCTTTTAAAGAAGGATATGATGATTATCTTGAAGTTTGGAAACAGCCACATACACCTAAAGATTGGATGAAAAACAGCTGTCTTTGGTATTCACGTCTTATTACTAAAGAATTAGGTTATGAAAAATTCCATAATTACGTAACAAAATTTAATTATGGTAACCAAGATACTTCAGGAGATAAGGGAAAGAACAATGGTTTAACTAATGCGTGGCTTTCTAGCTCTTTAGAAATTTCACCTGAAGAACAAATTGCTTTCCTGCAAAACTTGCAGCAGATCAATTACCTGTAA